In Aquimarina spinulae, a single window of DNA contains:
- a CDS encoding CPXCG motif-containing cysteine-rich protein, with translation MFEHYFQCPYCWEEISMLLDSSVPYQVYVEDCEVCCNPMELHPRFENQKLVSFEALNIEQ, from the coding sequence ATGTTCGAACACTATTTTCAATGTCCATATTGCTGGGAGGAGATTTCGATGCTTTTGGATTCTTCTGTACCGTACCAGGTATATGTTGAAGATTGCGAAGTATGTTGTAACCCTATGGAGTTGCATCCTCGATTTGAGAACCAGAAATTAGTATCTTTTGAAGCATTAAATATTGAACAATGA